TGTTGAAGTGTCGTAACTGTCACCATTAATCGCAAAAATAACTCTGTAACCACTCTCTTCAGCTGACCTTACAAGAGACGAAAGTCTGTCTCCACCATATATATAAGGACCAAAACTCGAAATAACTTCTAAATCATTGGTAGAATAATTGGTATCTATCAGATGAGTTTTTTGTATTCCTACATTATTATTTGAATTGATATAGGTCCAGTTTACACCGGGATATATCTCCCTAATAAAAGCATCCCTAACTTTTCCAATACCGGTTATTGAAGTGCCCGGAAGTATTTCGGATGCATGTGATGAAACGCTTAAAATACTAAGACAAAATAATAGAGCTATTAATTTCCCTATATATGTAAATCTAATTTTTTTCAAAGATATTCCTCCCAATACAATAATTTGCAGTATCTAATTATCTATTTTATCATATAGTAATTGTATACTACAAATTCAGACCCTTGGACCGAAAGATAGTTCTAAAAACTTAGATGTACTAGTAAAAAAATCCAATCAATTATAAAAATACCCGGCAATTAATTGCCGGATACTATTTTAAAAACTTATTCTATTATCGTTTACTATGCTTACAAAATTCTGGTTTGATTTTGTTTTAGCAAGTGTATTTATTATTGTTTCTGCTATGTCGTAATTGGTAGAATTCGAGAGCGCTCTTCTAATCTTTCTCATCGCTTCTAATTCATCTGCCGATTGAAGCAGTTCTTCTCTTCTCGTGCCCGATTTGTAGATATCAATTGCCGGGAAGATTCTAACATTGGATAATTCTCTATCCAGATGAATCTCCATATTGCCCGTTCCTTTAAATTCTTCGTAGATAACATCATCCATTCTGGAACCGGTATCTATGAGGGCAGTTGCTAAGATTGTAAGAGAACCGTTGTTTTCAATCTTTCTCGCAGCTCCAAAGAATCTCTTCGGTTTGTGTAGCGCCATCGGATCAAGTCCGCCTGACAGAGTTCTGCCGGATGCAGGTGATGTAATATTGTAAGCCCTTGTAAGTCTTGTAATACTGTCTAGAAGTATCATTACATCCTTGCCATGTTCAACGAGTCTTTTGGCTCTTTCAAGCACTATTTCAGAAACTCTTACATGATTTATCGGTAGTTCATCAAAAGTAGAGGCTACTATCTCGACTTTTTCACCAATTACAGACCTCTCCATATCAGTTACTTCTTCGGGTCTTTCGTCTATAAGTAATACTATGACATACATTTCAGGATATTGTTTTACAACTGAGTTTGCAATCTGCTTGATTAGAGTCGTCTTTCCTACTTTAGGTGGAGAAACGATTAAACCTCTCTGTCCTTTACCGATTGGTGAGATTAAATCTATCAATCTCGTAGAGAGTTGAGCAGATCCACCTTCTAGAATTATCTTTTCTATGGGATAAATAGGTGTTAGATCTTCAAATTGAGCTCTATTTCTTGCAAATTCAGGAGAGTCACCATTAACGGTTTTTACATATATTAATGGTCCAAACTTCTCCGATTCCTTCTTTTCTCTGGTAAATCCTTCTACATAATCTCCTGTTTTGAGTCTAAATCTTCTGACTTGCATTGGAGAAACGTAGATATCATCATCGCCGGAATCGAAATTGTCCGATCTTAAGAATCCGTAACCGTCTGAATGAAGATCCAGCACTCCCGAGACAGGGAGTCTGTTTTTATCTCCTTGCGACGTAGATTCACCCGTGTCTATTGCAGTTTCAGATTCTTCCGATTCATCTACAACTATCTCAGGTGCAACTTCATCATTTTGTTTGCTGTTTTCAGCAGTTTGTTCGATAATGGCTTCGATTAATTCATTTTTTCTATATCTGGTTATACCGGGTACCCCGAGAGCTTTTGCAATTACTCTTAAATCATCCAGTTTTTTATCCGCTAATACTTCTTCGTTAATTAACATAAATCACCCTATAATCTTATTATGGGAATCATATTTTGTCTTTCAGCATACT
The sequence above is a segment of the Peptoniphilaceae bacterium AMB_02 genome. Coding sequences within it:
- the rho gene encoding transcription termination factor Rho; its protein translation is MNEEVLADKKLDDLRVIAKALGVPGITRYRKNELIEAIIEQTAENSKQNDEVAPEIVVDESEESETAIDTGESTSQGDKNRLPVSGVLDLHSDGYGFLRSDNFDSGDDDIYVSPMQVRRFRLKTGDYVEGFTREKKESEKFGPLIYVKTVNGDSPEFARNRAQFEDLTPIYPIEKIILEGGSAQLSTRLIDLISPIGKGQRGLIVSPPKVGKTTLIKQIANSVVKQYPEMYVIVLLIDERPEEVTDMERSVIGEKVEIVASTFDELPINHVRVSEIVLERAKRLVEHGKDVMILLDSITRLTRAYNITSPASGRTLSGGLDPMALHKPKRFFGAARKIENNGSLTILATALIDTGSRMDDVIYEEFKGTGNMEIHLDRELSNVRIFPAIDIYKSGTRREELLQSADELEAMRKIRRALSNSTNYDIAETIINTLAKTKSNQNFVSIVNDNRISF